Part of the Thermodesulfobacteriota bacterium genome, GGGAAGGCATCCCGGCCGGCTGCGGGAGCGGCTACTCCAACAGCCGCACCTGCGAGCTCGGGCTGTCGCTCCAGAGCGGGATGCCCTACCAGTCGATCGCGTACCTGGTCGACCGGTGCACGAAGAAAAAAAGGCTGGCGTAGGCCGGGGAAACGGCGTTTCTCCGGCCGGGATGACGCCCGCCGGCATATGATGGGATAATATTCTTGAGGTCCACCGAGGAGGAGCATCCATGTACAAGAATATCATCATGCCGACCGACGGGCTGGACAGCTGCGTTTACGGGACCTGCCACGGCGTGGTGCTGGCGAAGACGCTCGGCGCCAAGGTGACGGCGGTCTGCGTCACGAAGCACCTCACCCTGCAGGAGATCATGAGGGCATACCATCCCGAGATGGACTGGCGGATGTCGTACAGCCGGAAGGCGCCGGAGATCGTCGAGCACGCGCATCAGAAGCACAAGGAGCTGACGGACAAGGCGCTGGCGGTGGCGGAGAAGATGTGCTCGGAAAACGGAGTGCCGTGCACGAAGGTCTACTTCGAGGACGAGGACGCGGCGGAAGGGCTGCTGCGGGTCGCGGAGAAGGAAGGGTGCGACCTCGTCTTCCTGTCGCGGCACGGCCACACGGGCATCATGGGCAAGCTGTTCGGGGACGTGGCCGGGAGGATCGTCTCGAAGTCCCGGATCCCCGTGCTGACCCACTACTGCGGCGGGCCGTCCTGATACTGCATTGACATGCGCCGGGCGCCCCCGCGCCCGGCGCTCCTTATCATCCCCGCCCGATGAACGGCATCTTGGTGGCCATGACGGTCATGAACTGCACGTTCGCCCCGAGCGGCAGCCCGGCCATGTAGAGCACGGCCCGGGCGACGTGGTCGACGTCCATCGTCGGCTCGGCGGCGATCGATCCGTCCGCCTGGGGCACCCCCTCCTTCATCCTTCGGGTCATGGCGGTCTCGGCGTTGCCGATGTCGATCTGGCCGACGGCGATGTCGTACCTGCGCCCGTCGAGCGCGGCGGATTTCGTGAGCCCCGTGACGGCGTGCTTGGTGGCGGTATAGGGGGCTGAGTTCGGACGGGGGGCGTGCGCCGAGATCGAACCGTTGTTGATGATCCGACCGCCCCTCGGGGCTTGTGCCTTCATGACCGCGAACGCCTCCCGCGTGCAGAGGAACACCCCGGTCAGGTTGACGTCCACCACCGCCTTCCACTGCTCGAAGGTCAGCTCCTCCAGCGGCACCGGCGGCGCAAAAGCGCCCGCGTTGTTGAACAGCAGGTCGACCCGGCCGAAGGCCTTCACCGTTTTGGAGAATAGAGCGCGGACGGAATCGGGGTCCGTGACGTCGGCGGGCACGGCGATCGCGCGCGCGGCGGGTCCCGCCTGAGCGACTGCCTCCGCGAGCGGCTCCGGCCGGCGCCCCGCCAGCGCGACGGCCCAGCCTTCCTCCAGGAGCGCCAGCGCGACCGCCTTCCCGATCCCCGTCCCCGCGCCGGTCACGACGGCGATTTTCACGCCGCCGCGGACGCTCCGCCCGCCGGGATCACCCGCAGCGGGGGATGACATAGGGCCCTTCGGGCACCACGGCTACGTCGGGGTCCCCGTGAATGCGAACGCTCTCGGCGACCGCCGCCTCGACGGAAGCGACCGGCTCCACGTAGACGTCCATCAGGCAATCCCGGGAAAGCCCGGTGGTGTAAAGCTTGACCTTTCCGGCGCGCAGCGCCTTGACCAGCATCTCCGTCTGCCACTCGTCGATGTGCGTCTTCCCGCGCGTCTCCAGGATCTCCATGAACCGGTCGGGCCCCGTCCCGCACAGCAGCCGCTGCGCCTCCACGAACTCCGGGCTGCCCATCCCTTCCGAGCACTCGCTGGCGATGACGATGGTCCCGCCGGGCTCTAAGATGTCGACGACGCCCACCATCCCCTTGACGGTCTGGTAGTACGTGGCGTCCAGCGGGAAGCCGGCGCCCGTGGTGACGACGGTGCGGAAGCGGCGGGGCACGGCCACCTCCGCGTGCCTGCGCATGAAGGCCACCGCTTCCTCGTGGCTTTTCTCGATCTCCCCGAAATTGACGAAGCCGATCCGGCGCTCCTCGTCGATGGCCACGTTCAGGGCAAGGATCCCCCCGATCGCCCGGACGATGGCGATCTGCGCCTCGTGCAGCGGGTTCCCCTCGACGACGCAGTTGGCGGAGCGCGGATGCTCCAGGACGCGGGGACTGTGGAAGTTCAGGATCGTGTCCTGGTGGGCAACCCCCGGGGCGACCACCTTCCGGCCTCCCGAGTAGCCCGCCATGAAGTGCGGCTCGACCAGGCCGGTGACGATCTTGAGGTCCGCCTCGACGAACCGCCGGTCGATGAGGATCGGGATCCCCGCGGGCGTCATGCCCATGTCGACGTGCGCTTCCCGGTCGCGCGCGAAGTGGTTCTCGATCCGGACGGTCCGGTACACCTCGTCCGATCCGATGACCTGCCGCAGCTCCTCCCCCTCGTTGGGACGGTGCAGCCCGGTGGCCACCAGGATCAGGATGTTCTCGCGGGGGACGCCGGCCCCCGTCAGCGCGTCGATCAGCGGAGGCAGCAGCGCGCCGTTGGGGACGGGGCGGGTGATGTCGCAGATCAGGATGCAGGCGCTTTTCCGCCCCCGGGCGAGCTCCGCAAGCGGGGAGCAGCCCACCGGCCGGCCCAGCGCCTTCCGCACCTCGCGGTCCGGGTCCGCAAGCGGCGTCATCGGGTGCTTGCCGATCACGGTGGGGCGGATTCCGTCGCCCAGGCGGACAGGCAGCGTGCCGCGGCCGTAAAGGAGATCGATCTTCATGCGCCTTTCGCCTCTTTAGAGCAGCGGCGGGGAGTGGTGGACGAAGATCTTCAGCGGCCCGGCGCCGGTGTTCTTCATCCCGTGCTCGGTGGATTCCGGGACGAAGATGTAGTCGCCCTCCTCGACCGGCTCCCAGGCGCCGTTCACGTACGCCTCGCCCTTCCCGCAGACCACGTAGATGGAGTCCACCTGCGGATCGTGGACGTGGACGGGAAGGCCGCTCCCCGGGGGGATGTCGAGCAGGCAGACGCTGGCGGTGCGCGTGTCGTTCTTCGTGATGAACGTCGCGATCCCGACTCCCTGGAACTTCGGGTGCGGGGAATATGTCATTTCCTTCTTCCGGAACAGACGGGTCGGCATCCGTATCCTCCCGGCGGGGCCCGCTGAGGGCATTCCGCCCTACATGTTTTTGATCAAGCCGAAATCGCCGGACCAGGCGGCCTCCAGGATCGGGCCCATATACTGGTCGATCAGCCCCGCGTTCAGCGGGACCGGCATGTTCCGCAGCTTCATGTCGAGCTGCGGGTTCTTCGCCGCCGTGAGGCAGCGGTCGATGTGCTCCCGGCCGATCCCCTTCACGTCGCTCAGGCGCGTCGGGAAATCGAGGAACTTCCCGAACCGGATCATCGCCTCGGCGACGGCCAGCCCGAGCTCCCTGCCGGAGAGGGAATCCGGGTCCTTGTCCATGTAGCCGTGCTTCCGGTAGATGCGTCCCACCACGCGGAGCTGCTCCTGGATGGCCGGCGCGAAGAACACGGTGTAGTACGGGTTCATCAGGGCGCAGGCGCGCCCGTGGCTCAGCACGTCGACCAGGGAGAAGCTGGAGAGGTGCGCCCCCGACGTGCCGCCGATCATGATGGCGTAGCCGCCCAGGTCGGTCCCCAGCCCCAGAAGCGTTCTCGCCTCCTTGCTCGCGGGGTCCTTCTTCGCCGCGACGAGCCCCTCGATGACGAGCTCGATCCCCAGCTCGGCCACCTGCCGGGCGCGATCCCGGACGGCGGAGGCGGCCCCGAAATAGACCTCGAGGCAGTGCGCGATGCCGTCCAGACCCCCGTCGAGCGTCAGGCTCATGGGCTGGGTGGTGGTGACGTCGTAGTCGAACACGGCGCGCGGCGGGACGATGGCCTCGTCCACGATCAGCTTCTTCTGCCCCTTGGCCAGGTCGGTGATGTTGGAGTACTTGGTCAGGTGCGCCCCGGAGCTGGCGGCCATCATGACGGCCACCACCGGCATCGGCTTCAGGCCGGTCTTCCTGCACGCCTCGGTCACCTGCCCGACGCCGAAGTACGGGTCGATGTCGGGCTTCCCGCCGCCCAGCGTGGCCAGCACGGCGGCCGCCTTGACGGCGTCGATCCCCGATCCGCCGTCGGCCACCACCAGGACGTCCGGCTTCAGCGCGACGACGCGGCCCAGGATCCGGTAGACGTCCTCGAACGGCGCGTTCGGCGCCGCGGACTGCACGGACTCGAGGACCTCGACCCCCGCCTTCTCCAGCGACCGCAGCACGCGGTCGCGGATCGGCCGGAACCACTGCGCGTCGACCGGCCCGACGAACAGCGCCTTCTTGCCGAACTCGGCGGCGAACTTCCCCGGGGCCGTGTCGAGCACCCCGCCGCCGAACGCGTACGCCTCCCCCTTGAACTCCTTCAGGACGGCTACGGCACGTTCCTTCAGATCCGGCATGACGTTCTCTCCCCCGTCGCTCTTATTCGAATTCCTTGACCGCGTCGATGGAGACGCCCATCGGGCAGTCGGTGTCCCGCTCCATGATGACCTCGACGACGTAGGGCTTCCCGGATTCCACGGCCCGCTTGAGGGCGGCGCGGATCTGCTTCGGGTCGACGACGCGCTCGCCCGCCGCCCCGCACGCCTCGGCGAACTTCACGAAATCGAACCCGGACCCCTTCTCCCCCAGCGGGACCGGCGTCTTCGCCGTCCCGGCCGCGACCGTGGCCGCCGCTCCGCCGCCCGCCGCGGCCATGCGGGTTTCGGCCATCCCCGCCTGCGCCTCGTAATAGAGCTGCACCTCGAAGTCCATGTTGAAGTTGTACTTCTCCGCCTGGCGGATGAGCCCGAGGTAGCCGTTGTTCAGCACGATGCAGACGAACGGGATGCCGTACATCACCGCGACGGGGAGCTCCTCCATGCAGAACTGGAAGCCGAAGTCGCCGACCACCTGGACGACCGTCTTGTCCGGGCGGGCGACCTTCGCGCCGATGGAGGCCGGCATGTCCCAGCCCAGCGGGCCCGCGCCGCCGCAATCCAGGTAATGCCGCGGCTTGACGATCTTCTGGAGCTGCCCCGACCAGATCTGGTTCAGGCCGATGCAGGTCACGAACACCGTGTCGTCGTCGAAGAACTCATTGATCTCCTTGAACGCCCTCTGCGGCTTGATGGGGACGTTGTCGTAGTCGGTCTTCCGCTCCATCTGCGCGCGGGCGATGGCGATCTCGGTCTTCGCGGGGGCCGGCTTGATTCCCCGTTTCTTTATCTCGGCCAGGATCGCCTGGAGCGTCAGCCTGGCGTCGGCGCAGATGCCGAGATCCGGCATGACGTTCTTCCCGAGCTGCCCCGGGTCCACGTCGATGTGGATGAACTTCCGGTTCCCCTTGTACACGTTGATCGCGCCGGTGTGGCGGTCGTTGAACCGGGCCCCCACGGCGAACACCAGGGTGGAATCGAGGAACGTCTTGTTCCCCGCGCGGGTGTTGCACTGGATCCCCACTCCGCCCGCCGCCAGCGGGTGGTTCCAGGGGATGCCGCTCTTGCCCATGTAGGAGGTGACGACGGGGATCTGCAGGATCTCGGCGATCTTGACGAACTCCTGGCAGGCGTCGGCCAAAATCACGCCGCCGCCGAGCAGCATGACCGGCTTCTCGGCCGCCAGCAGCATGTCGACCGCCTTGGCGACCTGCCGGGGGTCGGGCGGCGTGGCGAAGATGGGGAGGGCGGGATCGGTCTCGGGATCGTACTCTATCTCCCCCTTCTGGACGTCGAGCGGCAGGTCGATCAGGACCGGGCCGGGGCGCCCATCCTTCATGATCCGGAACGCCTCCCGGAACACCCACGGCACCATGGCCGGTTCCTGCACGCAGTACGACTTCTTGGTGACCGGCTTCACGATCTGGGCGATGTCGACCGCCTGGAATGCCTCGCGGCCGAGCTGCGCCTTCACGTTCTGGCCGGTGATCGCCAGGATGGGGATCGAATCCACCTGGGCGGTGTAGAGGCCGGTCACGAAGTTGCTGGCGCCCGGCCCCGAGGTGGCCGCGCAGACCCCGACGGTGCCGATGGCCCGGGCGTACCCGTCGGCCATGTGGATCGCGCCCTCTTCGTGGCGGCACAGGTAATGCCGGATCGTCCCGAGGTCCTTGAGGGAGCGGTAAAAGGGCAGGATCCCCGCGCCGGGGATGCCGAAGATGTTCCGGACCCCCTCGCTCTCCAGGATTCTCACGGCGGCGTCCATCGCGGTCATCTTCGGCATGTCGCGTCCCCTCCCCCTTTTATGATGAAGTCCTTTTCGCCAGCGTCGTCCGTTCCAGGAGCTTGAGGCAGGCGTACAGCGTGTCGATCCTCGGCGTCGGGACCGACAGCCAGCGTCCCACCTCGGCGACCGCCCCGACGAGCCACTCGACCTCGGTCGGCCGGCCGGCCTCGATGTCCTGCAATGTCGAAGTTTTGTGGGCCCCCATCTCGCTTGCGCCCTGGATGCGCTGCTCGATGGTGATGCCGAAGGCGATGCCGAGCCGGGAGGCGACCTCCTGGGCCTCGGCCATCGTCGCGGCGACCAGTTCCCGGGTCGGCGCGAACCCGATCAGCTCGCCGAGCGTCGCGCGCGTCAGGGCGCTGACGGGGTTGAACGTCATGTT contains:
- a CDS encoding cupin domain-containing protein gives rise to the protein MPTRLFRKKEMTYSPHPKFQGVGIATFITKNDTRTASVCLLDIPPGSGLPVHVHDPQVDSIYVVCGKGEAYVNGAWEPVEEGDYIFVPESTEHGMKNTGAGPLKIFVHHSPPLL
- the larA gene encoding nickel-dependent lactate racemase, with the translated sequence MKIDLLYGRGTLPVRLGDGIRPTVIGKHPMTPLADPDREVRKALGRPVGCSPLAELARGRKSACILICDITRPVPNGALLPPLIDALTGAGVPRENILILVATGLHRPNEGEELRQVIGSDEVYRTVRIENHFARDREAHVDMGMTPAGIPILIDRRFVEADLKIVTGLVEPHFMAGYSGGRKVVAPGVAHQDTILNFHSPRVLEHPRSANCVVEGNPLHEAQIAIVRAIGGILALNVAIDEERRIGFVNFGEIEKSHEEAVAFMRRHAEVAVPRRFRTVVTTGAGFPLDATYYQTVKGMVGVVDILEPGGTIVIASECSEGMGSPEFVEAQRLLCGTGPDRFMEILETRGKTHIDEWQTEMLVKALRAGKVKLYTTGLSRDCLMDVYVEPVASVEAAVAESVRIHGDPDVAVVPEGPYVIPRCG
- a CDS encoding SDR family oxidoreductase, coding for MSSPAAGDPGGRSVRGGVKIAVVTGAGTGIGKAVALALLEEGWAVALAGRRPEPLAEAVAQAGPAARAIAVPADVTDPDSVRALFSKTVKAFGRVDLLFNNAGAFAPPVPLEELTFEQWKAVVDVNLTGVFLCTREAFAVMKAQAPRGGRIINNGSISAHAPRPNSAPYTATKHAVTGLTKSAALDGRRYDIAVGQIDIGNAETAMTRRMKEGVPQADGSIAAEPTMDVDHVARAVLYMAGLPLGANVQFMTVMATKMPFIGRG
- a CDS encoding thiamine pyrophosphate-dependent enzyme, with protein sequence MPKMTAMDAAVRILESEGVRNIFGIPGAGILPFYRSLKDLGTIRHYLCRHEEGAIHMADGYARAIGTVGVCAATSGPGASNFVTGLYTAQVDSIPILAITGQNVKAQLGREAFQAVDIAQIVKPVTKKSYCVQEPAMVPWVFREAFRIMKDGRPGPVLIDLPLDVQKGEIEYDPETDPALPIFATPPDPRQVAKAVDMLLAAEKPVMLLGGGVILADACQEFVKIAEILQIPVVTSYMGKSGIPWNHPLAAGGVGIQCNTRAGNKTFLDSTLVFAVGARFNDRHTGAINVYKGNRKFIHIDVDPGQLGKNVMPDLGICADARLTLQAILAEIKKRGIKPAPAKTEIAIARAQMERKTDYDNVPIKPQRAFKEINEFFDDDTVFVTCIGLNQIWSGQLQKIVKPRHYLDCGGAGPLGWDMPASIGAKVARPDKTVVQVVGDFGFQFCMEELPVAVMYGIPFVCIVLNNGYLGLIRQAEKYNFNMDFEVQLYYEAQAGMAETRMAAAGGGAAATVAAGTAKTPVPLGEKGSGFDFVKFAEACGAAGERVVDPKQIRAALKRAVESGKPYVVEVIMERDTDCPMGVSIDAVKEFE
- a CDS encoding iron-containing alcohol dehydrogenase, which gives rise to MPDLKERAVAVLKEFKGEAYAFGGGVLDTAPGKFAAEFGKKALFVGPVDAQWFRPIRDRVLRSLEKAGVEVLESVQSAAPNAPFEDVYRILGRVVALKPDVLVVADGGSGIDAVKAAAVLATLGGGKPDIDPYFGVGQVTEACRKTGLKPMPVVAVMMAASSGAHLTKYSNITDLAKGQKKLIVDEAIVPPRAVFDYDVTTTQPMSLTLDGGLDGIAHCLEVYFGAASAVRDRARQVAELGIELVIEGLVAAKKDPASKEARTLLGLGTDLGGYAIMIGGTSGAHLSSFSLVDVLSHGRACALMNPYYTVFFAPAIQEQLRVVGRIYRKHGYMDKDPDSLSGRELGLAVAEAMIRFGKFLDFPTRLSDVKGIGREHIDRCLTAAKNPQLDMKLRNMPVPLNAGLIDQYMGPILEAAWSGDFGLIKNM
- a CDS encoding universal stress protein, with the protein product MYKNIIMPTDGLDSCVYGTCHGVVLAKTLGAKVTAVCVTKHLTLQEIMRAYHPEMDWRMSYSRKAPEIVEHAHQKHKELTDKALAVAEKMCSENGVPCTKVYFEDEDAAEGLLRVAEKEGCDLVFLSRHGHTGIMGKLFGDVAGRIVSKSRIPVLTHYCGGPS